The Stigmatopora argus isolate UIUO_Sarg chromosome 23, RoL_Sarg_1.0, whole genome shotgun sequence genome contains a region encoding:
- the LOC144069244 gene encoding copine-8 isoform X5, which translates to MNNSFLNMASIGDFDPLNASLPATKVEITVSCRNLLDRDTFSKSDPICVLYMQGMGNKEWREFGRTEVIDNTLNPDFVRKFVLDYFFEERQDLRFDLYDVDSKSANLSKHDFLGQAYCTLGEVVGSLGSRLEKPLGGISGKKCGAIIVKAEELNNCRESVMMQFCGNKLDKKDFFGKSDPFLVFYRSNEDSTFTICHKTEVVKNTLNPVWQAFKIPVRALCNGDYDRTIKVEVYDWDRDGSHDFIGEFSTSYRELSRGQSQFNVYEVVNPKKKEKKKKYLNSGTVTLLSFLVDIEVTFLDYIKGGTQINFTVAIDFTASNGNPAQPTSLHYVSPYQLNAYAMALKTVGEIIQDYDSDKMFPALGFGAKLPPDGRISHEFALNGNPQNPYCVGIDGVMEAYYQSLKSVQLYGPTNFSPVVNHVARYAASVKDGSQYFVLLIITDGVISDMAQTKESIVNDQKSASKPSQSVLRALLH; encoded by the exons ATGAACAACAGTTTCCTGAACATGGCGTCGATAGGGGACTTCGACCCTCTCAACGCGTCCTTACCAGCCACCAAAGTTGAAATCACGGTGTCGTGCAG AAACCTGCTGGACAGAGACACCTTCTCCAAATCAGACCCAA TTTGTGTCCTCTACATGCAAGGCATGGGCAACAAAGAGTGGAGAGAG TTTGGGAGAACCGAGGTGATCGATAACACGCTCAATCCGGACTTTGTACggaaatttgttttggactaTTTCTTTGAAGAACGGCAGGACCTTCGATTTGACTT GTACGACGTCGACTCCAAGAGTGCTAATCTGTCAAAACAC GACTTTCTGGGTCAGGCCTACTGTACACTGGGTGAGGTAGTCGGGTCTTTGGGCAGCCGATTAGAAAAACCTCTGGG GGGTATTTCCGGTAAGAAATGCGGCGCGATTATCGTGAAAGCCGAGGAGCTAAATAACTGCAGG GAGTCCGTTATGATGCAGTTTTGCGGGAATAAGTTGGACAAGAAAGATTTTTTCGGAAAGTCGGACCCCTTCTTGGTTTTCTATAGGAGCAATGAGGACAGCAC GTTCACCATCTGCCACAAAACTGAAGTGGTGAAGAACACATTAAACCCAGTGTGGCAGGCTTTCAAAATCCCCGTTCGGGCTCTTTGCAATGGGGATTATGACAG AACAATCAAGGTCGAGGTGTACGACTGGGACCGAGACGGAAG TCATGACTTTATTGGAGAGTTCAGCACCAGCTACAGGGAATTATCACGAGGCCAGAGTCAATTCAATGTTTATGAG GTGGTTAATCCaaagaagaaagagaaaaagaaaaaatacttaaattcCGGGACG GTAACGCTGCTGTCCTTCCTCGTGGACATTGAAGTCACCTTCCTAGACTACATTAAGGGCGG GACGCAGATTAACTTCACCGTGGCCATTGACTTCACTGCTTCCAATG GTAACCCCGCTCAGCCCACCTCACTCCACTACGTGAGCCCGTACCAGCTGAATGCCTACGCCATGGCCCTCAAGACGGTCGGGGAGATCATTCAGGACTACGACAGCGACAAGATGTTCCCCGCGCTCGGCTTCGGCGCCAAACTGCCGCCTGACGGCCGAATCTCGCACGAGTTTGCTTTG AACGGGAATCCTCAGAATCCTTACTGCGTGGGAATAGATGGTGTGATGGAAGCCTACTACCAGAGCCTGAAGTCAGTCCAACTGTATGGCCCCACCAACTTCTCCCCTGTGGTTAACCACGTCGCCAG GTATGCGGCATCAGTGAAAGATGGGTCGCAGTACTTTGTTCTCCTCATCATTACGGACGGCGTCATCTCAGACATGGCCCAGACCAAGGAGTCTATTGTCAAC
- the LOC144069244 gene encoding copine-8 isoform X8, producing MNNSFLNMASIGDFDPLNASLPATKVEITVSCRNLLDRDTFSKSDPICVLYMQGMGNKEWREFGRTEVIDNTLNPDFVRKFVLDYFFEERQDLRFDLYDVDSKSANLSKHDFLGQAYCTLGEVVGSLGSRLEKPLGGISGKKCGAIIVKAEELNNCRESVMMQFCGNKLDKKDFFGKSDPFLVFYRSNEDSTFTICHKTEVVKNTLNPVWQAFKIPVRALCNGDYDRTIKVEVYDWDRDGSHDFIGEFSTSYRELSRGQSQFNVYEVVNPKKKEKKKKYLNSGTVTLLSFLVDIEVTFLDYIKGGCSSQD from the exons ATGAACAACAGTTTCCTGAACATGGCGTCGATAGGGGACTTCGACCCTCTCAACGCGTCCTTACCAGCCACCAAAGTTGAAATCACGGTGTCGTGCAG AAACCTGCTGGACAGAGACACCTTCTCCAAATCAGACCCAA TTTGTGTCCTCTACATGCAAGGCATGGGCAACAAAGAGTGGAGAGAG TTTGGGAGAACCGAGGTGATCGATAACACGCTCAATCCGGACTTTGTACggaaatttgttttggactaTTTCTTTGAAGAACGGCAGGACCTTCGATTTGACTT GTACGACGTCGACTCCAAGAGTGCTAATCTGTCAAAACAC GACTTTCTGGGTCAGGCCTACTGTACACTGGGTGAGGTAGTCGGGTCTTTGGGCAGCCGATTAGAAAAACCTCTGGG GGGTATTTCCGGTAAGAAATGCGGCGCGATTATCGTGAAAGCCGAGGAGCTAAATAACTGCAGG GAGTCCGTTATGATGCAGTTTTGCGGGAATAAGTTGGACAAGAAAGATTTTTTCGGAAAGTCGGACCCCTTCTTGGTTTTCTATAGGAGCAATGAGGACAGCAC GTTCACCATCTGCCACAAAACTGAAGTGGTGAAGAACACATTAAACCCAGTGTGGCAGGCTTTCAAAATCCCCGTTCGGGCTCTTTGCAATGGGGATTATGACAG AACAATCAAGGTCGAGGTGTACGACTGGGACCGAGACGGAAG TCATGACTTTATTGGAGAGTTCAGCACCAGCTACAGGGAATTATCACGAGGCCAGAGTCAATTCAATGTTTATGAG GTGGTTAATCCaaagaagaaagagaaaaagaaaaaatacttaaattcCGGGACG GTAACGCTGCTGTCCTTCCTCGTGGACATTGAAGTCACCTTCCTAGACTACATTAAGGGCGG GTGCAGTTCCCAGGACTAA
- the LOC144069244 gene encoding copine-8 isoform X7, with the protein MNNSFLNMASIGDFDPLNASLPATKVEITVSCRNLLDRDTFSKSDPICVLYMQGMGNKEWREFGRTEVIDNTLNPDFVRKFVLDYFFEERQDLRFDLYDVDSKSANLSKHDFLGQAYCTLGEVVGSLGSRLEKPLGGISGKKCGAIIVKAEELNNCRESVMMQFCGNKLDKKDFFGKSDPFLVFYRSNEDSTFTICHKTEVVKNTLNPVWQAFKIPVRALCNGDYDRTIKVEVYDWDRDGSHDFIGEFSTSYRELSRGQSQFNVYEVVNPKKKEKKKKYLNSGTVTLLSFLVDIEVTFLDYIKGGVLTRWLTELDQTEI; encoded by the exons ATGAACAACAGTTTCCTGAACATGGCGTCGATAGGGGACTTCGACCCTCTCAACGCGTCCTTACCAGCCACCAAAGTTGAAATCACGGTGTCGTGCAG AAACCTGCTGGACAGAGACACCTTCTCCAAATCAGACCCAA TTTGTGTCCTCTACATGCAAGGCATGGGCAACAAAGAGTGGAGAGAG TTTGGGAGAACCGAGGTGATCGATAACACGCTCAATCCGGACTTTGTACggaaatttgttttggactaTTTCTTTGAAGAACGGCAGGACCTTCGATTTGACTT GTACGACGTCGACTCCAAGAGTGCTAATCTGTCAAAACAC GACTTTCTGGGTCAGGCCTACTGTACACTGGGTGAGGTAGTCGGGTCTTTGGGCAGCCGATTAGAAAAACCTCTGGG GGGTATTTCCGGTAAGAAATGCGGCGCGATTATCGTGAAAGCCGAGGAGCTAAATAACTGCAGG GAGTCCGTTATGATGCAGTTTTGCGGGAATAAGTTGGACAAGAAAGATTTTTTCGGAAAGTCGGACCCCTTCTTGGTTTTCTATAGGAGCAATGAGGACAGCAC GTTCACCATCTGCCACAAAACTGAAGTGGTGAAGAACACATTAAACCCAGTGTGGCAGGCTTTCAAAATCCCCGTTCGGGCTCTTTGCAATGGGGATTATGACAG AACAATCAAGGTCGAGGTGTACGACTGGGACCGAGACGGAAG TCATGACTTTATTGGAGAGTTCAGCACCAGCTACAGGGAATTATCACGAGGCCAGAGTCAATTCAATGTTTATGAG GTGGTTAATCCaaagaagaaagagaaaaagaaaaaatacttaaattcCGGGACG GTAACGCTGCTGTCCTTCCTCGTGGACATTGAAGTCACCTTCCTAGACTACATTAAGGGCGG AGTGCTGACACGCTGGCTGACAGAGCTTGACCAAACGGAAATATAa